One Kwoniella pini CBS 10737 chromosome 11, complete sequence DNA segment encodes these proteins:
- a CDS encoding malate dehydrogenase, NAD-dependent: protein MVKAVVCGAAGGIGQPLSLLLKLNPIITELALYDVVNAVGVAADLSHIPTPAQVTGYLSPDNGAEKALKGADIVVIPAGVPRKPGMTRDDLFVNAGICATLAQAIANAAPKAFILVISNPVNSTVPVFAETLKKAGVFDPKKLLGVSHLDVIRASTFVASVLGKPTEAKEYTIPVVGGHSGATILPLLSQTKPAIPDILADKEKRDALVNRIQFGGDEVVKAKDGAGSATLSMAQAGAEFANYVIDAAFGGKKGKIVQAYINLSADAGGDAIKKEIGADLDYFSVNIELGPSGVEKILPIGELDDVEKGLLEAAVKELGPSIEKGNTFQPAPPKL from the exons ATGGTCAAAGCTGTAGTCTGTGGTGCCGCCG GTGGTATCGGTCAACCTCTctcccttcttctcaagctcaacCCCATCATCACTGAGCTCGCTCTTTACGATGTCGTTAACGCTGTTGGT GTCGCTGCCGATCTCTCCCACATCCCTACTCCTGCTCAAGTAACAGGTTACCTTTCACCAGATAACGGAGCTGAAAAGGCTCTTAAAGGTGCCGATATTGTCGTTATCCCTGCCGGTGTACCCAGAAAGCCAGGTATGACCAGAGATGATCTTTTC GTCAATGCTGGTATTTGTGCTACCCTCGCTCAAGCTATTGCCAACGCTGCTCCCAAAGCCTTCATTTTGGTCATTTCCAACCCTGTCAACTCCACAGTCCCAGTCTTTGCTGAGACCCTCAAGAAGGCCGGTGTATTTGATCCCAAGAA ACTTTTGGGTGTCTCTCATCTCGATGTCATCCGAGCTTCCACTTTCGTAGCTTCAGTTCTCGGTAAGCCCACTGAGGCCAAAGAATACACTATCCCCGTTGTTGGTGGTCACTCCGGTGCTACCATCTTACCATTACTATCTCAAACCAAGCCTGCCATC CCCGACATCTTGGCCGATAAGGAGAAGAGAGATGCCTTGGTAAACCGAATTCAATTCGGTGGTGACGAAGTAGTCAAGGCCAAGG ATGGAGCTGGTTCCGCCACTCTCTCCATGGCTCAAG CCGGTGCTGAATTCGCCAACTATGTTATCGATGCTGCTTTCGGTGGAAAGAAGGGCAAGATCGTTCAAGCTTACATTAACCTTTCCGCTGATGCGGGAGGTGATGCTATCAAGAAGGAGATTGGAGCCGATTTGGATTACTTCTCTGTAAACATCGAGCTTGGA CCCTCCGGTGTCGAGAAGATCCTGCCTATCGGCGAACTTGATGACGTTGAGAAAGGTCTCCTCGAAGCTGCAGTCAAAGAGCTCGGCCCATCTATtgaaaag GGTAACACTTTCCAACCAGCTCCCCCTAAGCTTTAG